One stretch of Vigna radiata var. radiata cultivar VC1973A unplaced genomic scaffold, Vradiata_ver6 scaffold_273, whole genome shotgun sequence DNA includes these proteins:
- the LOC106754856 gene encoding ABC transporter B family member 11, protein MGVENDEERKHDDASTSENRAESSTNGEREEKSKQKEKPETVPFFKLFAFADSTDILLMVVGTIGAIGNGMGLPIMTLLFGQMIDSFGSNQQNANVVEAVSKVSLKFVYLALGSGTAAFLQVTSWMVTGERQAARIRGLYLKTILRQDIVFFDKETNTGEVVGRMSGDTVLIQDAMGEKVGKFLQLIATFVGGFTVAFVKGWLLTCVMLATLPLLVFSGASMALIIGRMASRGQTAYAKASHVVEQTIGSIRTVASFTGEKQAVNNYSKFLVDAYKSGVSEGSLAAVGLGTVMLVIFGGYALAVWFGAKMIMEKGYNGGTVINVIISFLTASMSLGQASPSMSAFAAGQAAAYKMFQTIERKPEIDAYDPNGKILEDIQGEIDLRDVYFSYPARPEELIFNGFSLHIASGTTAALVGQSGSGKSTVISLIERFYDPQAGEVLIDGINLKEFQLRWIRGKIGLVSQEPVLFASSIKDNIAYGKEGATIEEIRSASELANAAKFIDKLPQGLNTLVGEHGTQLSGGQKQRIAIARAILKNPRILLLDEATSALDAESERIVQEALDRIMVNRTTVVVAHRLSTVRNADMIAVIHRGKMVENGTHSDLLKDPEGAYSQLIRLQEISKETEQNADHLGKSEPSEESLRQSSQRRSLRRSISRGSSLGNSSRHSFSVSFGLPTGVNVSDPEHESSTPKEKAPEVPLSRLASLNKPEIPVLLLGCVAAIINGVILPIFGLLVSSVIKTFYEPFDKMKKDSHFWALMFMTLGIVSFLIIPARGYFFSVAGSKLIQRIRLMCFEKVVNMEVGWFDEPENSSGSVGARLSADAASVRALVGDALGLVVQNLASAVAGLIIAFVASWQLALIILVXIPLIGVNGYVQMKFMKGFSADAKMMYEEASQVANDAVGSIRTVASFCAEDNVMELYRKKCEGPMKTGIRQGLISGSGFGVSFFLLFCVYATSFYAGARLVDAGKTTFSGVFRVFFALTMAAIGISQSSSFAPDSSKAKTATASIFGIIDKKSEIDPSDESGTTLDSVKGEIELRHVSFKYPSRPDVQIFRDLSLTIHSGKTVALVGESGSGKSTVIALLQRFYDPDSGQITLDGKEIRELQLKWLRQQMGLVSQEPVLFNETIRANIAYGKGGNATEAEITAAAELANAHKFISGLQQGYDTLVGERGTQLSGGQKQRVAIARAIIKSPKILLLDEATSALDAESERVVQDALDKVMVNRTTVVVAHRLSTIKNADVIAVVKNGVIVEKGKHEALINISGGFYASLVQLHTSASTV, encoded by the exons ATGGGTGTGGAGAATGATGAAGAAAGGAAGCATGATGACGCTAGCACGTCAGAGAATCGTGCAGAAAGCAGCACTAATggggaaagagaagaaaagagtaaacagaaagaaaaaccCGAGACAGTTCCATTTTTCAAGCTGTTCGCTTTTGCAGACTCCACTGACATTCTTTTGATGGTTGTTGGGACTATTGGTGCCATTGGGAACGGGATGGGTTTGCCTATAATGACGTTGCTTTTTGGTCAAATGATTGATAGCTTCGGTAGTAACCAGCAAAATGCTAACGTGGTGGAAGCAGTATCCAAG GTTTCTCTAAAATTTGTATACTTGGCATTAGGATCTGGGACGGCAGCGTTTCTCC AGGTGACAAGTTGGATGGTCACGGGGGAGAGACAGGCAGCACGAATTAGGGGATTGTATTTGAAAACAATTCTGAGAcaagatattgttttctttgataAGGAAACAAACACCGGAGAGGTGGTAGGGAGGATGTCAGGTGACACAGTTCTTATTCAAGATGCCATGGGTGAGAAG GTTGGGAAATTTCTGCAGCTAATAGCAACTTTCGTTGGGGGATTTACGGTAGCATTTGTCAAAGGGTGGCTTCTTACTTGTGTCATGTTGGCTACTCTTCCACTTCTAGTTTTTTCAGGAGCGTCCATGGCATTAATCATAGGCAGGATGGCTTCTCGAGGTCAGACGGCTTATGCAAAAGCTTCACATGTAGTCGAACAGACAATTGGCTCAATAAGAACC GTTGCATCCTTTACTGGGGAAAAGCAAGCTGTAAATAATTATAGCAAATTTCTTGTGGACGCTTACAAATCAGGAGTGAGTGAAGGTTCCTTAGCTGCAGTGGGCCTAGGCACGGTTATGTTGGTGATATTTGGTGGTTATGCTTTGGCTGTATGGTTTGGCGCAAAGATGATTATGGAAAAAGGATATAATGGGGGCACGGTGATTAATGTGATTATTTCCTTCCTAACTGCTTCGAT gtcTCTTGGGCAAGCATCCCCTAGCATGAGTGCTTTTGCTGCAGGTCAGGCTGCAGCTTATAAAATGTTCCAGACTATTGAAAGGAAGCCAGAGATAGATGCCTATGATCCAAATGGAAAAATACTAGAGGATATTCAAGGCGAAATAGATTTAAGGGATGTTTACTTCAGTTATCCGGCAAGACCTGAGGAACTGATATTTAATGGATTTTCTCTTCATATAGCAAGTGGTACAACTGCAGCGTTAGTTGGACAAAGTGGAAGTGGAAAGTCCACGGTTATCAGCTTGATAGAAAGATTCTATGATCCACAGGCTGGTGAAGTTCTTATTGATGGCATTAACCTGAAAGAATTTCAGCTTAGGTGGATCAGAGGAAAAATTGGCCTTGTCAGCCAGGAGCCGGTGCTGTTTGCATCTAGCATTAAGGATAATATTGCTTATGGAAAGGAGGGAGCAACAATTGAAGAGATAAGATCTGCATCTGAACTTGCAAATGCTGCTAAATTCATTGATAAACTTCCACAG GGACTAAACACACTGGTTGGTGAACATGGAACTCAGTTGTCTGGTGGGCAGAAGCAACGCATTGCCATTGCAAGAGCAATCCTAAAAAATCCTAGAATTCTACTTCTGGATGAAGCCACAAGTGCACTTGACGCAGAGTCTGAAAGGATAGTGCAGGAGGCTCTAGACAGGATCATGGTCAACAGAACAACTGTTGTAGTGGCACATCGTTTGAGTACAGTGAGAAACGCTGATATGATTGCTGTCATTCATAGAGGGAAGATGGTTGAGAATG GAACACACTCAGATTTACTAAAGGATCCTGAGGGAGCTTACTCTCAGCTTATACGCCTACAAGAAATAAGCAAGGAGACTGAACAGAATGCAGATCATCTTGGCAAGAGTGAACCTTCTGAAGAATCCCTTAGACAATCTAGTCAAAGGAGATCACTTCGAAGATCTATTAGCAGGGGGTCATCCTTAGGGAATAGTAGCCGTCATTCATTTTCAGTTTCCTTCGGTTTACCCACTGGAGTTAACGTTTCTGATCCTGAACATGAAAGCTCAACGCCCAAAGAAAAAGCACCAGAGGTTCCACTCAGCCGCCTTGCTTCCCTTAACAAGCCAGAGATTCCAGTTCTTCTGCTTGGATGTGTNGCTGCCATAATAAATGGTGTTATACTTCCAATATTTGGCCTGCTGGTTTCCAGTGTCATCAAGACATTTTATGAACCATTTGATAAGATGAAGAAGGACTCCCACTTTTGGGCACTGATGTTTATGACCCTTGGTATTGTATCGTTTCTCATAATTCCTGCCCGAGGATACTTTTTCTCCGTGGCAGGAAGTAAGTTAATCCAACGTATCAGGCTAATGTGTTTCGAGAAGGTTGTCAACATGGAGGTTGGTTGGTTTGATGAGCCTGAAAACTCAAGTGGTTCAGTAGGTGCAAGGCTTTCAGCAGATGCTGCTTCAGTGCGTGCCCTTGTTGGTGATGCCCTGGGACTAGTGGTTCAAAATTTAGCCTCAGCAGTGGCCGGTTTGATCATTGCTTTTGTCGCATCTTGGCAACTGGCACTAATTATTCTTGTCNTGATTCCCTTGATTGGAGTAAATGGATATGTTCAAATGAAATTCATGAAGGGATTCAGTGCAGATGCAAag ATGATGTACGAAGAAGCAAGCCAAGTTGCTAATGATGCAGTTGGAAGCATAAGAACGGTTGCTTCTTTCTGTGCTGAAGACAATGTTATGGAACTATACAGGAAGAAATGTGAGGGTCCCATGAAAACAGGGATACGGCAAGGGTTGATCAGCGGATCAGGATTTGGGGTTTCATTTTTCTTACTGTTTTGTGTTTATGCAACCAGTTTCTACGCAGGGGCTAGACTTGTTGATGCTGGAAAGACAACCTTCTCGGGTGTTTTTCGG GTTTTCTTTGCATTAACTATGGCAGCGATTGGAATTTCCCAATCAAGCTCCTTTGCTCCTGACTCGAGCAAAGCCAAGACAGCCACTGCTTCCATATTTGGAATAATCGATAAGAAGTCGGAGATAGACCCGAGTGATGAGTCTGGCACCACATTGGATAGTGTTAAGGGAGAAATTGAGCTTCGTCATGTGAGCTTCAAATATCCTTCTAGGCCTGACGTACAGATTTTCCGTGACCTCAGCTTGACCATCCATTCTGGCAAG ACAGTAGCTCTTGTTGGTGAAAGTGGAAGTGGGAAATCCACTGTGATTGCCTTATTGCAAAGATTCTATGATCCAGATTCAGGGCAAATCACACTTGATGGGAAAGAAATTCGTGAGTTACAGCTCAAGTGGTTAAGACAGCAGATGGGCCTCGTAAGCCAGGAGCCAGTTTTGTTCAATGAAACAATACGTGCCAATATTGCTTATGGAAAAGGAGGCAATGCTACTGAAGCAGAAATCACAGCTGCAGCAGAATTGGCTAATGCCCATAAATTCATTAGTGGTTTACAACAG GGTTATGACACTTTAGTGGGGGAGAGGGGAACCCAATTATCAGGTGGACAAAAGCAACGAGTAGCCATTGCACGAGCCATAATAAAAAGTCCAAAGATATTGCTGCTTGATGAGGCGACGAGTGCATTAGATGCAGAGTCAGAAAGAGTTGTTCAAGATGCATTAGACAAAGTCATGGTGAACAGAACCACTGTGGTGGTGGCACATCGTCTATCCACAATAAAAAATGCAGATGTTATTGCTGTTGTAAAAAATGGAGTCATAgtggaaaaaggaaaacatgAAGCACTCATTAACATCAGTGGTGGATTTTATGCTTCCTTAGTCCAACTTCACACAAGTGCTTCAACAGTATGA